From Aegilops tauschii subsp. strangulata cultivar AL8/78 chromosome 5, Aet v6.0, whole genome shotgun sequence:
catcCACTAtgtcctactttgcaaagatgaGGTGGCAAAAACTAACACTCCTAATCCTCTTCCTCTAGTGTTCTCTAACTTGTTGAAGGAATTCGAGGATGtcttccccgatgagctacctcccggTCTTCCTCCTCTACGTGGCATTGAACATAGGATCTACCTCATCCCCGGCGCACCACTTCCAAACAAGGCTCCATACCgtgtcaaccccgaagaaactaGGGAGATCCAATGGCAAGTCcaacaactcatcgacaacggTCATGTACGTGAAAGCTTAAGTCCTTGTGACATCCCGGTTATCCTTGTGCCCAAGCAAGACGGTAGTTTTCGCATGTGCTCCGATTGTATacccatcaatgctatcaccatTCGTTATAGGCACCCCATACCTCGCtttgatgatatgctagatgagcttagcggtgccACCATTTTCTtgaaaattgatcttaaaagtggctatTACTAAATATGCAttcaagaaggtgatgaatggaaaaccgcttttaGAACTAAATTTGGCTTGTACGAATGGTTGgttatgcctatgggtttatcggaagctcccggtactttcatgcgtcttatgcatttcGCGCTTCGTCCTTACATTGGACTGTTTGTTATGGTCTACTTTGACGACATtcttgtttttagcaaatccgTCAAAGATCATGTAAATCATGTTAGGGTCGTTTTGCAAACTCTTCGAAAGGAACGTCTTTATGCCAACATGAAAAAATGCACTTTCGGAGTTGACAAGCTTGTTTTCATGGGTTTCGTTGTTTCCTCAAAGGGTGTCCATGTTGATGAGTCTAAAATTGAAGCAattaaaacttggccacaacccacaaatttgcaacaagtgcgtagttttcttggccTTGCGGGTTTCTATCATCGCTTTGTGAAAGATTTTAACACTATTGCCGCACTGTTGCATGCCTTGAGTAAGAAAAATtcaccctttgtttggggaccttTGCAATCTACCGCATTTGATGAGCTCAAATCCTTGCTTACTCATGCTCTGATTCTTGCTTTGCCTAACTTTGACAAAACTTTTGAGGttcattgtgatgctagtggtaatggaatTGGTGGAGTTTTGATGCAAGAAAAGCGAGCCATTGCATATTTTAGTGAAAAACTTTCCGGTGCTCAACTTAATTATCCCATATATGACAAAGAATTGTATGCTTTAGTGCGTGTGTTGCATGTTTGGGAGTATTATCTTAGACCACATGAGTTTGTCATACATACCGATCATGAGACACTTAAGTACCTTAAAGGTCAAACCAAGTTGAATACACggcatgctaaatggagtgaatttattgaatcTTTCCCCTATGTGATCAAGTACATTAAGGGCAAAGAGAATGTCGTGGTGGATGCTCTTTCCCGCAAATGCATGTTaattactcaacttgaattgaatgttgtTGGATTTGATCATATCAAAGATTTGTATGAGCACGATGTGACTTTTGCTACTCCTTTTGCTAAGTGtgtgacgcatacatcttgggaacgatattatcaaagatggttatctaaTGAGAGCTAACATActatgcatccccgagtcttctcttcatttgttacttttgcaagaggctcgtggaggtggactcatgggacactttggacacGACAAGACTTCTGtcacgctctccaagaactaattttggcccaagatgttccgcgatgtctcacgcttcaccaaccagtgctctacatgtcgcaaagctaagtcacaATCTCAATCCCATGGTTTACATATGCCACTGCCTATTCCACATCAACcttgggaagatattagcatggattttgtgcttggattacctaggactcaaaatggcaaggactccgtatttgttgtcgtggaccgattctctaaaatggctcattttatcccatgcaataagatagacgatgcttcacatgttgcaaatcttttttgtagggaaatcttgaggTTACACGGAGTTCCAAAGACAATTGTGTCGGACCGAGACGTCAAGTTAttaagctacttttggaagacgttatgcgccaagctcggaatcaagctactctTCTCCACGACATATCACCCTCAAACCAATGACCAAACGGAAGTCACCAACCGGATGCTCGCCACTCTCCTACgcgtgttgatcaagaagaacatcaaggagtgggaggagtgcttacccatcgccgagtacgcctacaaccgagCAAGACACTCTAccaccggcaagtcccccttcgaggttgtctatggcttcaacccTTTGTCGTCGTTGGACATCCTTCCTCTATCGCTTCAAGAACGAGCAAACATGGATGCTAGCACAAGAGCcacctacctcaagaagatgcatgaagaaacACGTTCCACGATCGAgtgccaagtacaacgactcgcctccaagctcaacatcaacaagtcACCGATGGTGTTCCAACTGGGCGATCTAGTATGGTTACATCTatgcaaggaccgcttccccaaggaGCGCAAGTCAAAGTTACTTCCGAGAGCCGATGGACCATTGAAGGTGCTCGCACGATACAATGAGaacgcctacaagatcgacattccacgtgacaagtacaacgtaagcgacatcttcaacgtcaaagacttggccaagtaccatggtgatgatgatCACAATTCGTGGACGGATCTCTCCCTAGGGGgagagatgatgcggagcatccctcgaccACCCACACGGACACTCCATCACCACCGCAAGCACCAAGAGAACCAATGACAAGAGCACATGCACGCGCCATCGAGAACGAGGTGAACTCCTTCCTCTTCGAGCTCCATTCAAATTCACGCGAGAGTTGGGTCCTACCTCAAATGGAAGTGTTGTGCATGATTAGGTATCAAGGTGTTGATAAGGAAGAGGATAACACGAAGACCCAAGCAGCCGCAGAGAAGACGAAGGGAGAAGAACGAGTGAAGCGCGAAGCTACGGAGAAGGCACAAGTCCCTGGACACCCCGTGTGCCCGGCCCTCCTTCCCCCAGGTGCCCGGGCCTCCATCCACCACCCCGGGCAGGCCCTTTgcacaccccgggtgcccggccccgtgtgccccgggtgcccggccaacTGGCCCCGGGtgcacgccccccccccctaCTGGGAGCTGCTGCtccacccccgggtgcccgggccaccacactccgggtgcccggcccctgctagcccgggtgcccggccacccATGAGTAGTCGCCCCTGACCggcccgggtgcccggacccctttACCCTGGGTGCCCGAACCCCTCCGAATGCCTGCATGCATTTTTGGGTGTTGGGCCCTTGTATCCTCCTCTCCCTCACAATTCGTCCCTAtgctatataaacacctcccctaGCTCATTAGAAGCACGGAAAAGATTTAGATGAGACATTTGTGAGTTTTGCTCTTCTCCCCACCTCTGGAGATCAAGGCCTCCTAGGAGAGGATCCACTTGTGGAATCAAGACCTCCACTTTGGAGTAGACTACCACCATCAAGACCTCATATCTAAGGAGTGGGATGAACTTTATCATTGTATCTTTCTTTTGATTGTGTTTGTGAACTTGTGGATCTTGTGATGCTATTCTAGTGGATGTGTAATTGAGTATTGTTGGAGTGATTTCCTCTTGTGTTCTTGTGTATTCTTGCTctttccccctccaagtgtgaaaagatcccctctagggtttcaccctacaacacAAGGTGCTTAACAATCCTCTTGTCGGGTTGGCACAAGTTTTGTTTGTGTTTTGTGTGCATGTGTTGTTGACTTGTGTAGCTTAGGAGCTTCTACTGGTTCGATAAATCTtagttcttaactgagggaaaatTTGCTACTTGCTGCTTCACACTTCCTCTTGGGGGAATCATAATGACTCCTGCGGGAGTAGTAACACTCCGTCGACGGCGAGACACTCATTGTGCTAGCCCTACAACGGTGGTGCTGCAAGGTCCAGAGGTGGGGGGAAAGGGTCCGAACCAGTCAGCTGTTGCAGTCGGCAGCGAGACCGACGCAGGCGGAGCTCGTCAATGCGAGGGGGGGCAACGGCCGCGGACATGGCAAGCTCGCCGGGAGGGTGCGTGGATGCAACTATGGCTGGCTGGCGAGCTGGCGTTTGCTCGCGAGGGACACCACCATGATTTTCCAAGGGAAACGGTGAGGGAGGGGAAAGGATAAGGGTACAAGTACTAATCACTCGAACGAGCGAGTGGTGTGACCGGCCGAAATTCGACCGGCGCCTATCACTGGCCTATAAGGCCTCTTCCAATGCATTGGTGCTAATGTGGGGTGCTAAATGCATTAAAAAGCTTAGCAACTACTCCCTCCAATGCATTGGTACTTAGCTTTTGTAGCTAAGCCTCCCTCATTTAATGTTTTAACACCAAAACACCTTCATGCATTGGTTGGTAGTCATTTTACATAGGTCCACGTGCTTAGCATCGTTTCCTCCTAGGGTCACCATAATGCTCTCTCTCCTCTTTAATTGCTCTGCCACATCACTTTTTTACCTATGTGGCAGTCTTAGCACCGGTACACTTGGAGCACTGGAAATGGCCTAATAAATCAGAAATCCTAGACGTACTTAAAATCCACCCGTAGCTCTAGCAAATCTCGATATAAAATGGGGAGGGTGGTGGTGGCTCAACTGAATTCCATCCCTTCCTTCCACCACGCCTTCCGCTCTCCTTCACACACCTTGCGTCCACTCAACTAGTGGAGTGGAGTGGAATGGCACTCGATCGCTCTCCTCGCATGTCAACGCAAGCAAAAGGTGTCCTCTCCTCCCATCCATCTCCACCGCACGGATGTAAAGCCACCCCAGACGTAACAAAGGGTGAGGAGACTCAAGAGGCGCAAGGGCAAAGATTCCAAGAACACACCCTACCTGAGCCAAGAGCAACCATGAGGTTCGCACCAGCTTCTGATTCTTGGCTCGCTTCGCTGCAGTTCGGCAGCTTTCTAACCAAGTTTTGTCTTGGGATTTCAAACCAAAACTTGGTTTGGGTCCAGACTCCAAATTCTTTTGTCTCCCATGTTTGTCTCTTGGAATTAAACCGTCTGGTAGCTGCTAGGGGCCAAAGACAAGAATTTTACTTTATGTTACTTGTTAGAATCTGAACTAACAAACTGCTAATTAACTGCCGTCTCTGTGTTCAAATTCCAATGCAGTGGCCGAATGGAACTGAGCGCGCAGATGTCGATGGCGCCGCCGACCAACGGCGGGAAGCGCAGGTGCTCACGGCCCGGCCTGGGGGATATCCACGAGGACATGCTGGAGCGCGtcctcgcgcgcctcccgccGGCCAGCTTCTTCCGCCTCCGCGCCGTCTGTCGCGAGTGGCGCGCGGTCGCCGCATCCCCTACATTCCTCGACGCCTGCGCGCGCGTCCCTTCCCGCCACCCGTGGTTCCTCATGCTCTCCGAACGGCCACACCCGGTGGTCGCCTTCGACGCCGCCGGGCGCTCCTGGAACGCCTGCCGCGCCCCAACGGGGTCCATGCCTGTGGCCGCGTCGGGTGGCCTCGTCCTCTACAGCGTGCTGGCCACGGGCGCGCTCTGCGTCTCCAACCCTCTCACCGGCGCATCCCGCGCGCTCCCCACGCCGCCGCAGGGCCCGGGCGTGCCGCAGCTCCACGCGATTGCCATGTACGGCTCCCCCTACCGCGTGGCGCTCTTCACGGGCGAGCTCCCTGACCTGTCCATGGCGGTGTTCGACTCGTCCGAGGACTCGTGGGAGGGCCCAATGCCGCTCGCCCGGAGGTCCGGGACCTCTTCCCCGGACGCGCCGCCCCATGGTGGCGACGAGACGGTCTACTTTCTGAGCAAGTCCGGCGACGTGGTGGCCACCAACATGAAACGCAGCTCGTTGAAGCAGTACTCCTCGGTGGTCGTCCCGTCCGAGTGCGGCGCCGTGGTCTACTTCCTGAGCCACTCGGGCACGGTCCTCGCCTGCGACACGGCGAGCCGCACGTTTGCCGAGCTGCCCCGGATCCTCCCCGTGCATTTCGAGTACTCCATCGACGTCGTGGCATGCAACGGCGCCTCctacgccgtcgtgctgtcggaGTACCTGGACACGGCGAGCCTGCGGGTGTGGCAGTTCGCGGAGGGCGCGTGGAGGCAGGTGGCCGCCATGCCGCCAGGCATGGCGCACGGGTTCTACGGAAAGAAGGCCGACATCAACTGCGTCGGGCACGGCGACCGCGTAATGGTCTGCGTGAGCTCGGGTGAGTTCAATGGCTGCTTCATGTGCGACGTGGCAAGCAACGAATGGGAGGAGCTGCCCAGGTGCATCAATGGCGACGGAGAGATCATCGACTTCCTGgccgccttctccttcgagccgaGAGTAGAGATCAACGTCTAAGTGGGtgtatgcgtgtgtgtgtttgcACTTTGCACCCGCGCCGAAGCTTGTTTAGTTAAGGAGCTGTTTTGTTTTGCTCCTAGCTTGCttgtttgattttttttcattaATGTGTTTGTTGCATCGCATGGTCTAAGTTAGATATTTGGGTGCTTCATGGAAACCAATTCGAGTCCTTGATTACACTATTGTATTCATGGGCTTCATTGATACTAAGATATTTTGCACTTCTTAATTAatcagagcatctccagccgaGCCCCCAATACGCCCTTCCCAGACGATTTTTTTACGCCGGCGCACAAAAATCAGCCCAGCCGCGTCCCTAGAAGCCCAAttttcgccggctcgggccgaatttggcgccggcggacccaggccgaacccgacGCGCTGGGGGGCGCTCGAGGGCGCCGGGCGAAACGGTTTTGACGCGAAAGAGCcgcgggcccgccgagtcagcgacaCTCGCCTCGTCGTCCTCAGAacgcctcggtttcccgcggggaatcaatgccaaggctgccgccggtcagccttccaGTGATTCCTCACGGGGCGGCTCttcacgggcggcgcggcgacgcctCACTCCCCGCCCCGCGTACACACGCCTCCCTAGCGGCTATAAAAAGCCCCCCGCCGCTGGCCACAGACGCTGTGCTctttgcctctctctctctccgccgCCGACGAACCTCTCCTCTCTCCCAGCCCCAGCCACGACAATGTGCGAGCCGTTCCCCGGCGAcggagcggcggccaacggcttcggccaCCGCTCGCTGCAATCGTGGGAGGCGCACCTGCTTTTCGAGGCCAACATCCCGGCGCCTCCGGACATGCGCGCTGGGCCGACAGGATGGAGGCTCAGCGCCGGAGGCGTCCCCATTCCCCCCTGCCGGACGTCGTCGCGCGCCCCAATTACTTCGCCGGCGAGGTCGACCGCGTTCGATCGTTGCTGACCGAGGAGCAGCGCGCCTCCCCGcagtacgccgccgacaaccacgAGGCGTGGGCGGCGCACTTCCAGCGCCGACAGGAGCAACGTCTCGCCTCCACCAACGGGGCAGCGGTGGTGGGGGGCGGCCGGTGGAACAACGAGGGGCGGCGCCTGTGGTGGTCCGTCCCCGGCTGGACGCTCCGCGAGGTTCTCGTGCACCTAGAGGGCGGCAACAACCCGCCGCTCACATACCCGGCGGCCGCCCCGGTCCCCCGTCGCGGCGCCGGGCAATGGATGCCCAGGAGGTTTGTCTCCGGCTCGTCGTCCTCGTCCCGCTCCTCCTCCCACTCCTCTTCCCACTCCTCCGGCTCTCCGGCGGTGTtcggcgtcaaggccgagcccgcaGCGGAGACCCCGCTCGGCCGGCGCACCCGCTCGGCCGGCATCATCATCAACGAAGGCGGCGGCCGCGCCTCGTCCTCGGCTCCTCCCCGACTCGTCAAGccgaagacggagccggggctcccCGTCGTGAAGACGGAGCCCGGGCTCGCCAGCGGCATCAAGGAGGAGGCGCTCGACGACGAAGCGGCCCTCAAATGGGCGCGCGACGACTGGGTCCAGGCGGAGAGGGAGCGCCAGCGCGCCGCCTTCGCGCGGTTCGAAGCTCGTCGCCGTGGACGGGACGAGGGAGGCATCTTCGTCCTCTACGACAgcgaagacgacgacgacgcgccgcCACCACCGATCCGCCATGGAGATGCCGGGGAGGGGTCCAGCAGGGGCGGCCGCGCCATCAAGAAGGAGAAGGCCGACGACTCCGACGAGGACGGCGGCGACGTCGGCGACCTCGCCGCGCTGATCGACTTCTTCGCCCCGTAGATGCCTTTTTTATAAATAATTTATGTAAACGCCAAACATGTTGAATATGAATGTCTAGTTTGCCGAACTTTGCCGAATTCAGATTTTTTAAAATTAAAAAAAACGTGTCTGGGGCGACCCAGGGGCGAGCGGCTGGGAACCCGCTCGCCCCCATGCCGATTTTTAGCGCTGGCTCGCCCCCGGGGGGCGCGTAAAAGCGCCGCCTgaggggccaacggctggagatgctctcagtGTGTCAAGTCTATGGAGAAGTCCGACGCGTTGGTTTGAGGACTGATGATGATGACTTTGTAGAAAACCTCGACGGTGCTCCTCTTCTTGGCATGGGTCTTGTGGATAGTCAGATTGGCCGAGGTGCTCCATCTTTTTTGTTCGGCTTTCCACAAATTAACCGGCCAagtctcttctaaccttttaaccCTAAGGACACAACTAAAAAAAAAGATCTtcataaatcccgaacgttcagatTTTAAACATGTCAACCTGAACTTTTTTCATGGTAATTCTAGTTGACTCGAAGTGGCAAGTTTAGTTCGCAATTGTTTGCGAATTAAACTTGCTACCTCGCCTCAATTAAAGTTGTCATGAAAAAACTTTCGGGTTGCCATGCTTTTTTTTGATAAAGGggttgccatgcttaaaatccgaacattAGTGATTTATCATTTCCGGAAAAATATACTTGGGGTGAAACAACGCTTCTGATCCCATATAATCATCTCAGGAAATAGTTTTAGCTATTGAACCACAAATGTTAACCAACTTCCAGTTCTTACAATGTACGCTAAATCTTGAGTCACTATTTTGTACTGCGCAGGAAGCTGCTTCTCTGGTCGGGAAGATCTCACTTGTTCAATCTTTTTCTTTTAGGCCCACATCGTAGTTCTACGGTAAAATTTCGTTACTATAAGAAGTACTACTACGTTACAAAGGgagggggaaaagagagaggaaaGCTAACAAAAGAAGTGTAAAATAAAAGAAGGAATAAAGGAAGAAAACTAACATACTACACACTATTGTAGTACCAAGTAAAACTTTCTTGATCTacctttctttctttctcttaAGTGCAGTgcatgcagcagcagcagcagcagcttgcCCATGCAATGCAAGAGCTCTCCAAAAGTCGTCACCTTTGCTTTGGAAGGAGGCAGTGTGGCTTCCACTGAGGAAAGAGCGATCATAAGAATTCcgtagagagagaaagagaatcCATCCATGTAATGTAGGGGCATCATGCCCTGCGCTGCTGCATGCTGCTGGGTTTCCTTCTTCTGTCCCTTGCCCCCCTCCACCGCCATGCTTGCCGTGCAGATGTGCTCGGAGTAATGCCGCTTTCGCTTGCTTGCTTTGATCTTGGGCCGATCGATCATGGGACCATGCATGCATGCCGATGCCGTGCCGGCCTGCTGGACGGAAAGATTGGCAGCGGGGAATGATGGCGCGCGCGGTTGCAAGCCGCATCATGGGAGGGTTGACAAATGTGATAACAGAATTCCTACACAATCATCACGTCGTGTCCGTTTTCGGATTTCCACTCAACGTGAAAAGTAATTAGCGTGCCGTTCGATCTCACGCcaaagaacgcggttgatggagtcgtactcgcggcgattcaaaccgcggaagatccgatctagcgccgaacggacggcgcctccgcgttcaatacacgtacagcccggggacgtctcctccttcttgatccagcaaggggagaggagaagtttgaaggagaactccagcagcacgacggcatggtggcaatggagctcgtggttctccggcagagcttcgctaagtgctacggaggagaaggaggagttggaagaggagagggctgcgccaagggaagggtgtggctgccctcccaccccctcactatatatagggggaaggggagagggggctggcccctctagatggatctagaggaggaggcggcggccaggggaaaccctagatgggtttgggcgcccccaccccttaggaaacttgccccccaagccgggaggggcggctgccctaggggtggcgcccccacctctcctggttacgtgagaggggttgggaggggcgcatagccccttagtgggctggtttgccccttccccttggcccataaggcccccaaacgcttgccggggcctccgaaacccctttcggacatgctggtcatagcctggtacccccggaacaattccggactccaataccctttgtccaatataccgatcttcacctccggacaaTTCCGgtgctcctcgtcatgtccgggatcttatccgggactccgaacaaccttcggtaaccacatactatttcccataacaactctagcgtcaccgaaccttaagtgtgtagaccctactggttcgggaaccatgcagacatgaccgagacacctctccggccaataaccaatagcgggatctggatacccatattggctcccacatgttccacgatgatctcatcggatgaaccacgatgtcggggattcaatcaatcctgtattcaattccctttgtctatcggtatgttacttgcccgagattcgatcgtcggtatccccatacctcgttcaatcttgttaccggcaagtctctttactcgttccgtaacgcatgatcccgtggctaactcattagtcacattgagctcattatgatgatgcattaccgagtgggcccagagatacctctccgtcatacggagtgacaaatcccagtctcgattcgttccaacccaacagacactttcggagatacctgtagtgcacctttatagccacccagttacgttgtgacgtttggtacacccaaagcattccttcggtatccgggagttgcacaatctcatagtctaaggaaacgatacttgacattagaaaagctcttagcaaacgaactacacgatcttgtgctatgcttaggattgggtcttgtccatcacatcattctcctaatgatgtgataccgttatcaatgacatccaatgtccatggtcaggaaaccataaccatctattgatcaacgagctagtcaactagaggcttactagggacatgttgtggtctatgtattcacacatgtattacagtttccagttaatacaattatagcatgaacaatagacaattatcatgaacaaggaaatacaataataaccattttattattgcctctagggcatatttccaacatggatgtacttctggagggtctcccctggttgctgcttgacgcggcgtaggtcacccgcggccgggggacggtcgcgagtgccctggaagttggcgacgaagcggtcgcgcatctcgttccaggaggagatggagtcATGAGGCAGGATCAGGAGCCATGagcgcgcgccatccttgagcgccatggggaaccagttcgccatggctttctcgtcgccgttggccgcctcgatgctcagcttgtagagctgcaggaactccgcggggtcgggggtgccgtcgtagcgaggaggcagatccggcttgaacttgcccggccaggtgacgctacgcagctcggggggtgaaggcacggcagcctgccatggtcaccggggcccgccttggaggtggagcttgatcTTGGTGCCCGCGCGCCGCCACGGCAAGCGGTGCAAGGCCTCGCCGCGGCAAGCGATCCTGACGTGGCGGTGCGGGGAGCGGTAGAGCGTTCTCCTgcggccgagggacttcttgacagcttctttcttcacgcgcgggtgcTTGGCGTGGCGGGTCGCGCCGCGGAGCCGCGCGTCTCGGCGCTAGGGCGCcatcttggtgcagaggtggtggaggcgctccatgagccacgtcacCCGTGGccggcggagggcgaggcagcgagagggacagtgcaggggagccccctgcggcgctgacgagctcggcgatgcagtCCCGCCAGTCCTCctagaggtcgtcgatggggcggtagcgcaggagttcgcgcgccatgcacagcgcggcctgcgcgtccgtgggagcgcgacgggcgtgagacgacgaaccggccggggtcagcgatggagtggtggtgcggccatcccgccgcaccgaggggtgcagcgaggaggcttgctgctcgttccccgccgggccagtgacggtgttggcggcaggcgacggagaacgacggggaggcccgccgacgggggccgtctgaacggcgagggcggcccggcgctcagtgCGGGCGCGACGAGCGTCCGACATGGTTGTCGTGAAGCGGTGAAGCACGGATCGACGAGAAgaaggcttcagcgcacccctacctggcgcgccagatgttggatttcgggttccggcaaaacccttaaggttcaaacactggggtgcgcgcgaagatctccccctcaccGATCACGCCCTCACACGCTTCGCGGTGTTTAGGCTAAGCACGACGAACTCTCAACACacgagacacaagatttatactggttcgagccaccgttgtggtgtaataccctactccagtgtggtggtggtggattgcctcttgggctgagaatgaacagtacaaggggaagaacggcctcctgaggagaggtg
This genomic window contains:
- the LOC109759172 gene encoding F-box only protein 13-like translates to MALDRSPRMSTQAKGVLSSHPSPPHGCKATPDVTKGEETQEAQGQRFQEHTLPEPRATMSGRMELSAQMSMAPPTNGGKRRCSRPGLGDIHEDMLERVLARLPPASFFRLRAVCREWRAVAASPTFLDACARVPSRHPWFLMLSERPHPVVAFDAAGRSWNACRAPTGSMPVAASGGLVLYSVLATGALCVSNPLTGASRALPTPPQGPGVPQLHAIAMYGSPYRVALFTGELPDLSMAVFDSSEDSWEGPMPLARRSGTSSPDAPPHGGDETVYFLSKSGDVVATNMKRSSLKQYSSVVVPSECGAVVYFLSHSGTVLACDTASRTFAELPRILPVHFEYSIDVVACNGASYAVVLSEYLDTASLRVWQFAEGAWRQVAAMPPGMAHGFYGKKADINCVGHGDRVMVCVSSGEFNGCFMCDVASNEWEELPRCINGDGEIIDFLAAFSFEPRVEINV